CCGCCGCCAGAGTCTCCCCCGGGAGGTGGAACGGCCTGTCGTTCTCCGTCGCGGCCCGGCCCGTGACCGGGGTGGTGTCTGCCGCGCAGACGCGGctggtcgcggcggcggcggcgacggagaTGGCTCCCGCGGCGAGCGGGGAGGAAGGGGGGAAGCCGTTCGTGGAGGAGATGCGGGCGGTCGCCATGAAGCTGCACACCAAGGACCAGGCGCGGGAGGGGGAGAAGGAGCCGCaggcgccgcccgtcgccaagTGGGAGCCGTCCGTCCAGGGCTACCTCCGCTTCCTCGTCGACAGCAGGCTCGTCTTCCAGACGCTCGAGGACATCGTCgaccgcgccgccgtcccgtGGTGTGAGTGGCCCGCTTTGCTTTTCCATCCTCCTTTTTTTTTGTCTCGATCGGGGAAGAGGTGCGGCTCCTGTGCGACGCCATGCTAGTGTGTGGATGATGTTCGTTGTGCTTCGTGTTCCTCTATTGAATCGTTGAAATTCGATTGTCTCGTGGCCATAAAAAAtatgcctttactagtacttctAAGATACTGGTAAATTCGATTTGATATCAACGGATCATGTAAAAAAATAGAAATTCTCTGTAGATGGTGCAAAAGATGTCGAGAATAATCTGTGAAATTTTAGAATTTTATTAGACTGAAGGTTCAGTGTCTGGTAGGGTACTAGTGGCCGAGGTTGACTCATGGCACGAAACGATGGAGCTGTATTTTGGTGGTTTTATTtctgtttttggttgtgagttTAGGTATCTGAAAAAAGAGTTTGTTTCATCCGTCCAACTATAGGTTGCATATTCTTGCAAGGAAGAAGTTAGTTATGCTTCTAGTGAACTATAGGCCTGCTATTTTAGCAAAAATTGCTTTTCCCTTTTTGTGGAGACTTTGTTGCTTCACATCAACAGCTAGTTCTTATATACCTTACTAAGAAATTAAATGTTTCATTTGAATTTCAGTTTGCTATTCAGTACGTGCAAACTGTACATACAAATTCATCAACTCTACTAATTCTTGCTAACCTCTGTGGCTCTCGGAGCCATCAAATTGGGCAATTTATGGATCAAATCACTCGAAGCATAATGATCAGATCCATCATATTTTCATGGCTTTCAGTATTGTTGTAATATTTTTTCTGCACAGCtatcccttctctctctcttttttttgaaAACTATCTATCCCTTCTTTTTTGCAGTAGCATCAACAGTGCAACTGTTAGTCATTTTGAAAATTCTTCAGCAGCCTTCTTGTTTGTTTTGATATAGAAACTTGAAGATAATATAACCTCTTGAAATTGAAATGTCTAATGTCAAATTACAAAGGTAACATCTGCAGAACCCTTCTCCCCAGGGCATACAAAAAAGACCCTTTCCTCATATTGTTGCCTTGGCGTTCAGCTCGTGCTATACTTGCATACTGTACGCACTGCCTCCAATATTGAGCTAATATATAGGATCAACATGGTTAGGAACTCATGTAGGAAAAATGTTTCTAGTCTTGAGGTATATACAACTCCATTTCCCTTCTTAACATGTTTAATCTGGAAAAGTAAGAGATCATGGTACTGTGATACAAGTATTCAGTTCCAATTCGACACTGCCCTGCCACCCTTCTCTTGTTAGACCCGGAAAACTACACATATTTTATACTTTAAAAATGACCAACTTTCTATAGGGGCATATCTGGAAGTAAAGTAAGAGATAATGGTAGTGTGATACAAGTATTCAAGTTCCAATTCCACACTGCCCTGCCAACCTTCTGTTGTTAGACCCAGAAAAGCTACACATATTTCTGTAGCGGCATATCTAGGGAAAATGGCCAACTTTTTAAAAACGGTATAAGTTCATCCATTTTGGAAAATTTTGAACATGAGTAATTTTTCATTTTTGTATGAATTAATCTAGAAAGATTTTGAACATCAACTTTTGCAGCCATGTACATCATAAGATGAGCTATGGATATGGCGAGTTTCAAAAGAATTTTGAAACACTACTTTTGGATGAATTTCCACCGTTTAAAAAAGTATGCCATTTTCACTggatacccccccccccccccccccccacacgcacacacaaaaaaaagaagaaaattcTCTGACTGTTCTTTTTGCTCTCGTTCTTATGCTAGTTCTTCTTATAGATTGGCTTGTCTGACAGAGCAAATCTCTTTGTTGTTGATTTGCATTGCATTTAGAAAAGAACGATGTTTACTGAAAGAAGCACAGGTAAAAGGGTGCAATCAAATTATACGCACCTTTAACTGAAGCAAATATTGCATTACTCTGTCAACGCTTTAGTCGTCTCTGAAAAACGAAGTGGACTAGAAACTTCTGCACTTTTTCATCTACAGGACATAGCTGATGTAATCTCATACTTAGTAGTAGTTGATGGGTGATTACTTCCATCAAGATTTTCAAGATGCTGCTTGTTGACATTCTAGTGGTGAATGTGTTTCAGATGCTGAGTTCCGGAATACTGGATTGGAGAGATCGGAGGCACTCAAGAAGGATCTGGAGTGGTTCAAGGAACAGGGCCACACAATTCCAGAACCATCAGATCCTGGCACTACATATGCTTCCCTTCTGGAAGAGCTGTCTGAGAAGGACCCCCAGGCATTTATCTGCCATTTCTATAATGTGTACTTTGCTCATACTGCTGGAGGCCGAATGATTGGAAAAAAGGTGAGCCCCTCTTATGAGAAAATGACAAATatctgacatcatgtggaaaccTTATTTTTGGCACACAAAATTTACACGGCATCAACATATTCAGGATGTTTTCCTTATGTCTGATTTCATCAAATCCCCTAGCATTCTTCTGTGTTTTCTATTGAAAGTAGAAATGCTAATTTTTGGACAGTGCTACAATGTGATTCTGATTAGGAATATTAATCGTTGTGCTTTTCCTTGCCAATCTGGGCAGTTTAGAAGTCTAAAAAGTACTTTTTAGCCCATTAGCGTGTATCATTTTTACCAAACGTCATGTGCTCCTGGCATCGTAGGTTTCCGAGAAGATTCTGAACAAGAAGGAGCTGGAGTTCTACAAGTGGGAGGGCAATCTCTCCCAGCTGCTACAGGAGGTCCGCAACAAGCTCAACCAAGTTGCATCCGTGAGTCCCTAGATCTGAACATTCCATTTCTTCTCTTCTCAAACGAACAGCTTTCTAACGAGGTGGAAAATTCTGCTCCATCTGCTGGATCCGCAGAGCTGGTCTCGGGAGGAGAAGGACCACTGCCTGGAGGAGACGGAGAAGTCCTTTGCCTACTCTGGGGCGCTCCTCCGCCACATATTCACCTGATTTTCACATTGCCCTCTGATCCAATCACAAACGCTGTAAATACTGTTAAGACTCTGttactggggaggaggtgggtgGGGGATCTCCTCCACCAGGTACGATTTACCTTCAGACGAAATGCCAAAGTGTTAAATAAACCACAGCCCCATTCTCCCATTGCCTTTGTGCTGCCCGCAATGTCAATGCTAGGGTTGGGAACTTGGGGTCAGGTGTGTCTCTTGGGTAGCGCTGGATATGTTCTCTTGGGTACTTGTGGTTGGTGAGCGCTGTCTGCCTGTCTCTGAAGCAAGCGATCTGTTCTGCTGTCACGAGGCCGGACGGCGCGGAGCCGGCAGGGCTGCTGCCTTTGGTGCGCGCCGAGCAGCGTGTGATCACGGGATGGGACGGACCCCCGTGGCCGCTTGTGGTTTCGCCTGGGAGAAGATCCAATCCAAGCGGTCGCACGCTTGCCTCTGTTTGGATTCTGGAACGGCGTCGTGCATCCGTGTGTGCGGTGCCGAGCACGCATGCATTCGGACGGGCACGGCTTCGGCGGACCAGAAGAGACAGGAGGGCGGGAGAATTTATGCGTGGTTCGTTGGATGGCAGTGGCAAGGCTCAGCACTGTTCTGGTGTCGTGTATGTGTTCGTCCCACCTGCAATTCTGAGCGAGCTACGCCGCCGCTGCTGCAACAGTACCCTCCGTATGCAGATTTTCCAAGCCTTGTTCCTTTGGCCTTCCACCGCGTGCGCTTTGAGTGATGACCGGAATGGTCACTCCCACCACTCCAACACACGGCGAGGAGCGGTGTAACAACGTTCACCGATGCCCGATTAAATAAAAAACGGAGATGGAGAAGAGAGACAATGCAACTGTGAGATGCTGAGATATGTGACACTGGCTCTCGTGAGCCAGGCTGAGTGCATGCAAACCATCGCGTTTGGTTGTTTGTACGTGTCCAGGCTCGctgagaagagaagagaaggtGTTTGGTCACCTATGTGTCATGTCGCATGAGATAAGATTAGAAAAAACAAGTGATTCTATAGTGCTTAGCTTATGGAGTTGTGTTTTAATAGTTTTATTTTACCTTTGTAAATCTTAATCTAATTTAAAATATGTTAATATTACTTAACATATGCTAATTATGTTCTAATACTGCAACGTACTAAGAGTGATGCCAATTCTCATATGTGGGTCCCAATTTTTTCCTGGTACCACTCCACATTGTGGAGAGCCTTAGTTTCCCCCCACAAATCTGTAGATCGTTTCCTGACCACCAGTAATAGATGACCGCTTGTTTTTCGAAAAAAAAAATAATAGACGACCGTTTCGGCAACGCTCTGCCGGATCAGAATGTACGTTTCATTTCATGGCGTACAATGCGTGATCAGGACCGAGCCAAACAAAGACACACTTGCCCGTACCGTCGTGCTCTTTCTGTGCGTGACAAAACTGACGGGAGCCGCATCTCCGCCGGCACCCGCGGCCGCCCCTCGGCATCTAAGCTCGCCGTCGTCTTGTCCTGCTCTCTCCTCTCGTCGGAACCAACGCGCGGCTGGCCGGCTGCGTCCCTATATTTTAGGGAGCCCAACCCGTCTCGCCTCACCTATCACCTACCTCCGTGCTGCACTTGTTTCTTCTCTTCTCGGTCTTGCCGACCATTGTCCGGCCGGCGGCCTTGGTCGATCTTGTGGCAGAATCTCCGAGCGTTGCTGTTGTTCGCCGCCGCTGCCCTGCCGGCGATGGAGGTGAGGAACAGGTACGTGGCCACCCGGCGCCACATCGAGGGCGCCCCGACGGAGGCCGACTTCGAGGTGAGGGAGGAGACGGCGCGGTGGTCCCCGGACTCCGGCGAGGTGCTCGTCCGGAACCTCTACCTGTCCATCGACCCGTACCAGCTCAACCGCATGAAGCGGAGCAGCGCGtcccacctcgccgtcgacggcaTCCTGCCCGGTCAGGTAATAAGCAAAGCAACTAACGAACTCCCCCGCTCTCTTCTAGCGTGACTCACCGAGAGGCTCTTGTCCGATCCGGCCGTCTGGACTGAAGAGGATCGCGGCGTACGCGGCCGGCGAGGTGGTGGCGTCGGCGAGCCCAGAGTACGCGGCGGGCGACGTGGTGGCGGGCGTGCTCGGGTGGGAGGACTACTCGCTATTCCGGCCGTCCCCCGCCGTGCTCATGTCCAAGGTCGACGCCTCGGGGGCCTTCCCGCTGTCCCACCACATCAGTGTGCTGGGCACCAGCGGCATGACGGCCTACGGCGGCCTCTTCGAGGTCTGCAAGCCGGCCAGGGGGGAGAAGGTGTTCGTGTCCGCGGCGTCGGGCTCCGTCGGCAGCCTCGCCGGCCAGTTCGCCAAGCTCGCCGGATGCTACGTCGTCGGTTGCGCCGGGACCAAAGCCAAGGTGATCCAATCAAACTTCTTGTTGTTCCCCCTCCGTCGTGGCAGCAGCCGTGGTTCAATTTATGTGGCTACGTTTATGCGGTgcctctcaaaaaaaaaaaggctaTGTTTATGTGGTGCCCTCAGCCACACGTGTCGACCAATCGGACATGCAAATGGACAAGATTTTCGATAAGACTATTTCCAATAGCACGAAGCAGTAGTTCAATTTAAAATTCCCTATTTTACACTGATAAAGTTAAGAATTACTtatttaaaatttaaaaattcataCTCAACATTGGgttaaaattttattttctaTTTGACATTTTCATCCATTCTATTAGTTAACTTGCACAAACAGTAATATATGGATCCTCCCCTCTCATTTTCTAGCTTAAGAGTATCTCTAAGAAACTCTTTATATCTTTACAAATAgagattttttaaaaaaattacctTCCAACAATCTGTTCAATTAGATATCTAAATATAGACCTCCTCAGTTCCAAATTTCTCGCTAGCCAAAGATGGAGAGCGAGAATTGATCTTTAGACTACGCATAAGATATAGAAAAGCTGTTGGAGAGTACAAATATGTATAAAATAGTTTTTACTTAAATAACTATCTAAATGATGATTTAGAGAGTAGATTTTAGAAAGATTCTTGAAGATGCCATAAAATAACTATCAAATCATCTCTAAAAATTATGGATTTGTGTAGGGATATAACGAACGTAATGAACTCA
The genomic region above belongs to Panicum hallii strain FIL2 chromosome 4, PHallii_v3.1, whole genome shotgun sequence and contains:
- the LOC112888922 gene encoding heme oxygenase 1, chloroplastic-like codes for the protein MAPAPASLSAPRALSLLAPAARVSPGRWNGLSFSVAARPVTGVVSAAQTRLVAAAAATEMAPAASGEEGGKPFVEEMRAVAMKLHTKDQAREGEKEPQAPPVAKWEPSVQGYLRFLVDSRLVFQTLEDIVDRAAVPWYAEFRNTGLERSEALKKDLEWFKEQGHTIPEPSDPGTTYASLLEELSEKDPQAFICHFYNVYFAHTAGGRMIGKKVSEKILNKKELEFYKWEGNLSQLLQEVRNKLNQVASSWSREEKDHCLEETEKSFAYSGALLRHIFT
- the LOC112888920 gene encoding NADP-dependent alkenal double bond reductase P2-like, with protein sequence MRDQDRAKQRHTCPYRRALSVRDKTDGSRISAGTRGRPSASKLAVVLSCSLLSSEPTRGWPAASLYFREPNPSRLTYHLPPCCTCFFSSRSCRPLSGRRPWSILWQNLRALLLFAAAALPAMEVRNRYVATRRHIEGAPTEADFEVREETARWSPDSGEVLVRNLYLSIDPYQLNRMKRSSASHLAVDGILPGQRIAAYAAGEVVASASPEYAAGDVVAGVLGWEDYSLFRPSPAVLMSKVDASGAFPLSHHISVLGTSGMTAYGGLFEVCKPARGEKVFVSAASGSVGSLAGQFAKLAGCYVVGCAGTKAKVDLLKDKLGFDDAFNYKEEPDLKSALKRCFPDGIDIYFENVGGEMLEAALANMNPYGRVALSGVISEYTGAGRRAVPDLLEVIYKRITIRGFFAWDFLPRFAEFNAAIGEWIRQGKVQVLEDVSDGLESVPSAFAALFSGQNVGKKLVKLA